In Terriglobia bacterium, the genomic stretch GAGTCGCGACAAGCAGAGGGCTCCAGCCGTAACCCGACACCTGGTTGATATCGACGCCGGCGGCAAGCAACGCTTTAACCGATTCGACGTCGTTGGACCGGGCAGCGTAGATCAACGGCGTTAATGCGCCGCCGTCGTTCGGAGTACCTCTGCCGCGTCCGCCTCCGCCGCCGACTGCTGCAGCTGCATCGTCTCCCTGGTCGTCACCGGCGGCAGCATCACCTGCGGCCGCTCCAGCAGCGGCCCCGCGGGCGCCGCCACGGCCTGCAGCCGCGCCGCGCTGACCTGCGCCGCCGCGTTGTCCCTGGGCAGCCTGCGGCGGTTGCGCATTTGCTCCAACAACAGCTCCAGCGTCCTCGCGCGGAGGCAACGCGGTTCCAAATGCCTGGCCCGCAGCCAAAGCTGCACCTTGAGCGGCGACTTGTTTCCGCGGATCGTTCGCCTTGCCGAGCGCGGGTCCTTTTCCGCGAGGGGCGGGATTCGATCGCGCATTGATATCGGCGCCGCGCTGAATCAAAAATTGAACGGCCGGGGCATGCGCTTCATCCGCCGCCCACATGATCGGCGTTGTTCCGCGAGCCGTGTCTTTCGCGTTCAGATCCGCGCCGTGATCGATAAGGACCTTCATGGCCTCGACGTTGCCCGTGCGCGCTGCAGCCATCAACGGCGTTCTTCCCAATGGAAGGTGTTCATTAGGATCGGCGCCGGCAGCCAAAAGCGCGGAGATCATGGCGGCGTCGCCGTTGATGCCTGCAAGCCAAAGCGGAGTCGAACCCTCGCGGTTCGCCACCTTGACATTCGCGCCTGCGCGAATCAACAGGTCCGCCATTTCTTTATCGCTCTTGTAAGCGGCCCAATGCATGGCCGTGGCTCCATCGGGCTGCGGAGCGTTGACGTCTGCGTGTTGCTGGATCAGCGTCCGGATGGCAGCTTTATCGCCGCGCATGGCTGCATCTGCAACGTCGCTGCGTCCGGCGCCGATCATCGCTGCGGCGGATGCCAGCAGAACCAGTGCACAGACTCCCGTAACGTGTTTGAGGTTCATTACAGATTCTCCAACCGGCCTGTACTATCGCCGATGCTTTCGAGGTGAATGTCGTATTTGTCCAGGATACTCAACAGGAGATTCCCGGTGGGCACCTGCTTCGAGGGATATGCCAGATGCCGGTTCCCTTTGATTTTGCCGTTCAATCCGCCGACCAGCACGTGCGGAACGTCGTAATGCTGATGCTGATTCGAGTTGCCCATGTTGCTCCCGTATAGAATCAACGAGTGATCGAGCACCGTTCCGTCGCCTTCCTTGATCTTTGAAAGGTTCTCGACCAGGTGGGCCAGCATCTTGATGTGATATTGATTCAACTTCGCATAATTCTCGATGATCTTGGGATTTTCTCCATGATGGGATCCGCCATGGAAACCGAGCGTTGGCGCTTCGCTTGCCGGATACGTACGGCCGGTCAGGTCGCGCGCGAAGATCAGTGTGCCGACCCGCGTAATATCCGCCTGGAAGGCCAGGGAGAGCAGATCGAATTGCAGCTTGATGTGTTCGTCGAAGGTTTGCGGCACGCCGACCGGAACGGCCATGTCTTCCGGCGCGACCGTTGAGGCCTTCATCGCGATGTCCAGCCGGCGCTCGATCTCGCGCACGTTTTCGGCGTAGGTATCGAGCCGTCCGCGGTCCGAAACGCTCAGGTCCTTGCGCAGGCGCGCGAGGCTGCCGCCGACCGAATCCAGAATACTCTGATCGCGTTTCCGCCGTGCGGCCCGCTGCTCGACGGTGGTGCCATCGCCGAACATGCGCTCGAAAACCACTTGCGGATTCAGTTCCATCGGCAGCG encodes the following:
- a CDS encoding ankyrin repeat domain-containing protein, whose protein sequence is MNLKHVTGVCALVLLASAAAMIGAGRSDVADAAMRGDKAAIRTLIQQHADVNAPQPDGATAMHWAAYKSDKEMADLLIRAGANVKVANREGSTPLWLAGINGDAAMISALLAAGADPNEHLPLGRTPLMAAARTGNVEAMKVLIDHGADLNAKDTARGTTPIMWAADEAHAPAVQFLIQRGADINARSNPAPRGKGPALGKANDPRKQVAAQGAALAAGQAFGTALPPREDAGAVVGANAQPPQAAQGQRGGAGQRGAAAGRGGARGAAAGAAAGDAAAGDDQGDDAAAAVGGGGGRGRGTPNDGGALTPLIYAARSNDVESVKALLAAGVDINQVSGYGWSPLLVATQNRYYKLGSYLLDHGANPNLANKGNWTPLYIATDNRNIESGDYPVRKPDMDHLDFIKLLLDKGADVNARMKDSTETRTVFTNQWLSEDGATAFLRASQSGDVVLMKLLLAHGADPKINTVLGVTPLQVAAGIGWVEGITYEWGVKENEEAVKMLLDLGLDPNAQADTGRVALHGAAHKGRPVVIQMLYDHGAKLDVRDYGNTDNRGGKLAVHTWEPVDYADGLVRVGVQSAIPHPDAGALIRKLLIAAGLPAPPMGRTLESICITEACDSGQ
- a CDS encoding DUF1552 domain-containing protein, whose amino-acid sequence is MFITKKHISRRTVLKGAGAVLALPFLDAMVPAATALAQTAANPKPRFVGCFVPHGIAPGWWIPEKVGTDFDFKFCYKPLEPFREYVTQLTGLHSRSAEPPPGATGADHWVAAAFMCANKPRKTAGPDVYAGTTIDQMIAQKIGQGNLMPSMQLAVEDPGSNSSNCGEGYSCVYTNTISWTSPTDPLPMELNPQVVFERMFGDGTTVEQRAARRKRDQSILDSVGGSLARLRKDLSVSDRGRLDTYAENVREIERRLDIAMKASTVAPEDMAVPVGVPQTFDEHIKLQFDLLSLAFQADITRVGTLIFARDLTGRTYPASEAPTLGFHGGSHHGENPKIIENYAKLNQYHIKMLAHLVENLSKIKEGDGTVLDHSLILYGSNMGNSNQHQHYDVPHVLVGGLNGKIKGNRHLAYPSKQVPTGNLLLSILDKYDIHLESIGDSTGRLENL